The genomic interval GGCCTTAGTGAAAATAATCTTATTGGCCTTGTCATCGGATATACCGGGAAATCATATAGTAAAACAAAGACTCTATTTGCTTTATTGATAAAGCTTAAGCTCAATCAAATATTAAACTACCTAATTCTCAGCTCTCAGCTTTTTGATACTCTTTATACTCCCCATTTAAGCGAAAATGACTACTATGTAAGTGTTATAGTGGTTGATAAACAACACAGAAACCAAGGTTATGGAAGCTCTTTACTAAGATTCGCAATTGAGAACGCAAAGAACATTGGCTGTAAGAGAGTAGTACTTGATGTAGATCAAGAAAATAATCCTGCCCTCTCGTTATACAATAGATTTGGTTTTAAAATCTATGAAGGATTGAATAAAGATTCAGAGATTTCCGACAACACTTATTTGACTATGGAATATAAGTTTAGTTAGCTGATTAATAATATGGCAGACTTTAAAAACGAATTTAGCTGGTCCTACTCGCGGGATAATCTCTTTCAAGAGTGCAGGCGCGAGTACTATTATAATTACTACGGCTCATGGGGCGGCTGGGATATCGAAC from Thermodesulfobacteriota bacterium carries:
- a CDS encoding GNAT family N-acetyltransferase is translated as MEIKKLDLKKDDLNHISDLIIKAYQDSGQSAPFNENSIHIIKDLIQAGNNFLGHENIYLGLSENNLIGLVIGYTGKSYSKTKTLFALLIKLKLNQILNYLILSSQLFDTLYTPHLSENDYYVSVIVVDKQHRNQGYGSSLLRFAIENAKNIGCKRVVLDVDQENNPALSLYNRFGFKIYEGLNKDSEISDNTYLTMEYKFS